One segment of Candidatus Melainabacteria bacterium DNA contains the following:
- a CDS encoding DNA polymerase III subunit alpha has product MTEWDIAQSDFARQAACVSVRPHLTIRLAPSQSAGREQVRHSRPHKTLRRHRMPPRPYVPLHLHTEYSLLDGATRIKELVKKAKAENMPAVAVTDHGVMYGAIELTKTCQELGGVKPIIGCEGYIIDGDIKDKSVRPPLYHLILLSKNKTGYKNLVKLNSRAHTEGYYYKPRMNKEMLAEHSEGLIILSGCLGAELSQHLLKDEYDKALAAAKWYKEVFKDDYYIEIQDHGYPEDRKVNRQLVKIARELGIKLCCTNDSHFTGKDDAVAHDCLLCIQMGKNVVDAQRMKFSGWEYIKNGDEMYHLFRDHLDIEHIEEGLRSTLEIADKIESFKLASEPRLPVFTVPQGQTAESYLNQLVHEGIKEKYKEVTPEVQTRARVELEVIEGMNFASYFLIVSDFIQYARKKGIPVGPGRGSAAGSLVAYALGITNIDPIKYNLLFERFLNPERKSMPDIDTDFCIERREEVIKYVGEKYGADRVAQIITFNRMTSKAVIKDVARVLEFPFGESSKLAKMVPVVRGKPTPLDEMIADHPEFKKVYAISDEARQVIDVARKLEGVNKSFGMHAAGVVISDVPLEELVPVQRNNDGTIITQFYMEDVAYVGLVKMDFLGLRNLTMIDKAVKIIKQLHDIDIVPDELPIDDEKTYTTISNGDLAGIFQLETSSGMRQVARDMKPNCMEDISALIALYRPGPLDTGMIDKFIDCKNGKTKITYATPLLEPILKDTYGQIVYQEQVMQIAQQLGGYSLGQADLLRRAMGKKKPEEMEKQREIFVGGCVKNGVPKEVANDLFDMMVQFAEYCFNKSHSQAYALLTYQTAYLKTHYPVEYMCALLSSVSGDQEKVQGYIAECQAINIDILPPDVNISGNDFTVDGTSIRFGLSAVKNVGEAAVEEIVAKRELHGKFDSLNDFISKVDLRICNKRTLEALIKCGACLSLDVSRKQALENLDALVERAQRKQAEEASGQISLFSMAADTGVSFELKLTGDGSEYQESELQKMEHELLGFYVTSHPLKKVSNRLRFLTTHTLRDIKEAKDGTNVIIGGLAISIEKRLTKQNKLLCIIHLEDPAGKMEVVAYSELLDKTPPEVLVPQSLLLIKGKIKKNEDQISVLANSVRRISDASMVDIYFNSHQSFSDLHRLKDVLNTHKGEDPVLLHFPQDSKSNQTILVGSQFWVSPSADFVTNMHRNFEENVRVMVKRIFV; this is encoded by the coding sequence ATGACTGAGTGGGACATCGCCCAATCCGACTTCGCACGCCAAGCCGCCTGCGTAAGCGTCAGACCACACTTAACAATCAGGCTTGCGCCAAGCCAATCAGCAGGACGCGAGCAGGTAAGGCACTCGCGTCCACACAAAACACTCCGGAGACACCGCATGCCGCCACGCCCATACGTACCGCTGCATCTGCACACCGAGTACAGCCTGCTCGACGGAGCGACTCGTATCAAAGAGCTGGTCAAAAAAGCTAAGGCAGAAAACATGCCGGCAGTCGCTGTCACCGATCATGGTGTCATGTATGGTGCCATCGAACTAACCAAAACATGTCAGGAATTGGGCGGCGTCAAGCCTATCATCGGGTGCGAAGGCTATATCATCGATGGCGACATCAAAGACAAATCCGTTCGTCCGCCACTTTATCACCTCATTCTCCTGAGCAAAAACAAGACCGGCTACAAAAATCTGGTCAAGCTAAACTCGCGCGCACACACCGAGGGCTACTATTACAAGCCTCGCATGAACAAAGAGATGCTCGCAGAGCACAGCGAAGGTCTGATTATTCTTTCAGGCTGTCTGGGCGCTGAGCTCAGTCAACATCTGCTCAAAGATGAATACGACAAAGCCCTCGCAGCCGCTAAGTGGTACAAGGAGGTCTTTAAAGACGACTATTACATCGAAATTCAGGACCACGGCTATCCCGAAGATCGAAAAGTAAATCGACAGCTCGTCAAGATCGCAAGAGAGCTGGGCATCAAACTTTGCTGCACAAACGACAGTCACTTTACCGGCAAAGATGATGCGGTTGCTCATGACTGCTTGTTGTGTATTCAGATGGGCAAGAACGTCGTCGATGCTCAACGCATGAAGTTCAGCGGATGGGAATACATCAAAAACGGCGACGAGATGTATCACCTTTTTAGAGACCACCTCGACATCGAACACATCGAAGAAGGATTGCGCAGCACACTCGAAATCGCCGATAAGATCGAGTCCTTCAAATTAGCCAGTGAACCACGCTTGCCTGTATTTACCGTGCCGCAAGGACAAACAGCCGAATCTTACTTGAATCAGCTGGTTCACGAAGGCATCAAAGAAAAATACAAAGAGGTCACGCCTGAAGTACAGACTCGAGCTCGTGTCGAACTGGAAGTAATCGAAGGCATGAATTTTGCCTCTTACTTCTTAATCGTCAGCGACTTCATCCAGTACGCAAGAAAGAAAGGAATTCCAGTCGGTCCCGGTCGAGGTTCTGCCGCCGGCAGTCTGGTTGCTTACGCCCTGGGCATCACAAACATTGACCCCATCAAGTACAACTTACTGTTCGAGAGGTTTTTGAATCCTGAAAGAAAGTCGATGCCCGATATCGATACAGACTTCTGCATCGAACGTCGCGAAGAAGTGATCAAATACGTCGGCGAAAAATACGGAGCCGATCGGGTTGCGCAAATCATCACATTCAACCGCATGACCAGTAAAGCTGTCATCAAAGACGTTGCTCGCGTGCTTGAATTTCCCTTCGGTGAATCTTCCAAGCTCGCCAAAATGGTACCAGTGGTGCGCGGTAAACCAACACCACTCGATGAAATGATCGCTGACCATCCTGAGTTCAAGAAGGTCTATGCGATTAGCGACGAAGCCAGACAGGTGATCGATGTCGCTCGCAAGTTAGAGGGCGTCAACAAAAGCTTCGGCATGCACGCAGCCGGCGTCGTCATCTCCGACGTGCCGCTGGAAGAGCTTGTGCCGGTGCAGCGCAATAATGACGGCACCATCATCACTCAGTTCTACATGGAAGACGTAGCATACGTCGGACTGGTGAAGATGGACTTCCTCGGACTGCGCAACTTAACGATGATCGATAAGGCAGTCAAAATCATCAAACAGCTGCACGACATCGACATAGTGCCTGATGAACTGCCGATCGATGACGAGAAGACATACACAACAATCTCCAACGGCGACCTGGCCGGTATTTTCCAGCTAGAAACTTCATCCGGTATGCGACAGGTCGCACGAGACATGAAGCCAAACTGCATGGAAGACATTTCGGCTCTCATCGCTCTTTATCGTCCGGGTCCGCTCGACACGGGGATGATCGACAAATTCATCGATTGTAAGAACGGCAAGACCAAAATCACTTATGCAACGCCGCTTCTGGAGCCGATTCTCAAAGACACATATGGGCAAATCGTCTACCAGGAGCAGGTCATGCAGATCGCTCAACAGCTGGGCGGTTACAGCCTCGGACAAGCAGACTTGCTGCGCCGCGCCATGGGTAAGAAAAAACCCGAAGAGATGGAAAAGCAGCGCGAAATCTTTGTAGGAGGATGCGTCAAAAACGGCGTACCAAAAGAAGTCGCCAACGATCTCTTCGACATGATGGTGCAGTTCGCCGAGTACTGCTTCAACAAATCGCACAGTCAGGCGTACGCCCTGCTCACCTACCAGACCGCATACCTGAAGACGCACTACCCGGTTGAATACATGTGCGCTCTGCTTTCGAGCGTCAGCGGCGACCAGGAAAAGGTTCAGGGCTACATCGCAGAGTGCCAGGCCATCAATATAGATATATTGCCTCCAGACGTGAACATCTCAGGCAATGACTTCACCGTAGACGGAACCTCAATCAGGTTCGGATTGAGTGCGGTAAAAAATGTAGGCGAAGCGGCTGTTGAAGAAATCGTAGCTAAGCGCGAGCTGCACGGCAAGTTCGACTCATTGAACGACTTCATCTCCAAAGTCGACCTGCGCATATGCAACAAGAGAACACTGGAAGCGCTGATCAAATGCGGCGCCTGTCTCAGCCTGGACGTCTCAAGAAAACAAGCTCTGGAGAATCTCGACGCCCTGGTTGAACGCGCGCAGCGCAAGCAAGCGGAAGAAGCGAGCGGTCAGATCAGCTTGTTCAGCATGGCAGCCGACACCGGCGTCAGTTTCGAACTAAAACTAACAGGCGACGGCAGCGAATACCAGGAATCCGAACTACAGAAGATGGAGCACGAGTTACTCGGATTCTACGTCACGAGCCACCCGCTCAAGAAGGTCTCCAACCGCCTTCGCTTCCTCACAACGCACACCCTGCGTGACATAAAAGAGGCGAAAGATGGCACTAACGTGATCATCGGCGGTCTGGCGATAAGTATCGAAAAACGGCTAACGAAGCAGAACAAACTTCTGTGCATTATCCATCTGGAAGATCCCGCCGGAAAGATGGAAGTGGTAGCTTACAGCGAATTGCTCGACAAAACGCCACCCGAGGTGCTTGTGCCGCAGTCGTTACTGCTGATCAAAGGCAAGATCAAAAAGAACGAAGATCAGATCTCAGTTCTGGCAAATTCAGTCAGACGAATTTCAGACGCGTCGATGGTCGACATTTACTTCAACAGTCACCAGTCGTTCAGCGACCTGCATCGCCTGAAAGATGTGCTGAACACCCACAAAGGCGAAGACCCTGTCTTGCTCCACTTCCCGCAAGACAGCAAATCGAACCAGACCATTCTGGTCGGCTCGCAATTCTGGGTGTCGCCGTCAGCTGACTTCGTCACAAACATGCACCGCAATTTCGAGGAGAATGTGCGCGTCATGGTCAAGAGAATCTTCGTCTAG